The proteins below come from a single Spirochaetota bacterium genomic window:
- a CDS encoding DJ-1/PfpI family protein, with protein sequence MAARTIVLVVAPKNFRDEEYFEPKKIFLAAGHKVVTASSGLSPAQGKLGGTADIDLLFTEIDATKFDIVVFVGGPGVVVYWDDWRAQALAKLFIENGKPVAAICSAPVILAKAGVLNGRRATCFPGDADKLKAAGAIVSEKSVEVDGSIITGNGPEASKEFGKAIVDYLASH encoded by the coding sequence ATGGCCGCAAGAACGATAGTACTCGTCGTCGCACCGAAGAATTTCCGCGATGAAGAATATTTCGAGCCGAAAAAGATATTCCTGGCCGCGGGGCACAAGGTGGTCACCGCCTCGTCGGGATTGAGCCCGGCGCAGGGCAAGCTCGGCGGCACCGCCGACATCGATCTTCTCTTCACGGAGATCGATGCGACCAAATTCGATATCGTCGTCTTCGTCGGCGGCCCCGGCGTCGTCGTGTACTGGGACGACTGGCGTGCGCAGGCGCTTGCGAAGCTTTTTATCGAGAACGGAAAACCGGTGGCGGCCATATGCTCGGCGCCGGTCATTCTTGCGAAAGCGGGCGTTCTCAACGGACGCCGTGCGACATGTTTCCCCGGCGATGCGGACAAATTGAAAGCGGCAGGCGCGATCGTCAGCGAAAAGAGCGTCGAGGTCGACGGAAGCATCATCACCGGCAACGGCCCCGAGGCATCAAAAGAGTTCGGCAAGGCCATCGTCGATTACCTGGCATCGCATTGA